One window from the genome of Solea solea chromosome 2, fSolSol10.1, whole genome shotgun sequence encodes:
- the tnfsf11 gene encoding tumor necrosis factor ligand superfamily member 11, which yields MAATHSEYRGYLRNSSVDMEAGPHRFHPVPSSESCTYRPLLFGTLAVMGLLQVASSVAILLHLTGYLQEVDLSTAPHRPIEEVQTEPVLNALRDTRKNRRCKNPKESLPSAHLPIKTYQEYSKKGEQAVTIDWDEEHGYCHRMRYQKGKLLVMELGFYYVYAKTCFRYYKHGPEDGSPAVAGAAAAAAVDVRNTQLIQYVYRESIKQNSRAIMLMKTGSTVRLNSTSYNMYCAQQGRGVRLEEGDTLFVNVSNAWMLDLEGEGTYFGAIKLGN from the exons ATGGCAGCTACACACAGTGAGTACCGCGGTTACCTGCGGAACAGCAGCGTGGACATGGAGGCCGGACCGCACCGCTTCCACCCGGTGCCGAGCTCGGAGTCGTGCACGTACCGGCCGCTGCTTTTCGGAACCCTCGCGGTTATGGGATTGCTGCAGGTGGCGTCCAGCGTGGCCATTTTACTTCACCTGACAGGTTACCTGCAAgag GTCGATCTGTCCACGGCTCCTCATCGACCCATCGAG GAGGTTCAGACGGAGCCGGTCCTGAACGCTCTGAGAGACACGAGGAAAAACAGACGCTGCAAAAACCCCAAGGAGAGTTTGCCGTCGGCTCATCTGCCAATCAAAACGTACCAGGAGTATTCAAAGA AGGGCGAGCAGGCCGTCACCATCGACTGGGACGAGGAGCACGGCTACTGCCACAGGATGCGCTACCAGAAGGGCAAGCTGCTGGTGATGGAGCTGGGCTTCTACTACGTCTACGCCAAGACCTGCTTCCGCTACTACAAGCACGGGCCGGAGGACGGCAGCCCGGCGGTGGCgggggcggcggcggcggcggcggtggacGTGCGGAACACGCAGCTGATCCAGTACGTGTACCGCGAGAGCATCAAGCAGAACAGCCGGGCCATCATGCTGATGAAGACGGGCAGCACCGTGCGCCTCAACAGCACCAGCTACAACATGTACTGCGCTCAGCAGGGGCGGGGCGTGCGGCTGGAGGAGGGCGACACGCTGTTCGTCAACGTGTCCAACGCGTGGATGCTGGACCTGGAGGGGGAGGGGACTTATTTTGGCGCCATAAAGTTGGGCAACTGA